Part of the Salinigranum rubrum genome is shown below.
TGGTCGTCGTACAGCGACTGCATCCCGATGGGGGCGAGGGCGACGGGGTGCGACAGGCGCTCGTCGCCGACGGTCACCCGGTGGTCGCGCGTCGAGGTGTCTCGCAGGACCCGCGGTCGGATTCGCCACCGGTCGAACGCGCGGCGGTTCTCCCGCACGCTCCCTTCGGTCTCGGCCCCGCCGACGAGGTACGCTCGCGGTCCCGGGTCGAGTGCGGCCGCCGCCCGCTCGGCCAGCGTCTCGGGGTCGAGCGGGACCGTCGACCCGCCCGCGAGGAGGTCGTCCTTTCGGCTGGTGCCGTCCATGCGGGGACCACTCTCCGCGGGGAAATAGTGGTTCGCGTCCCCGCGTTCTTCGACCGGCCCACTTTTCACCCCGGGGCGACTCCCAGAGGGCATGTCATCAGGGCACGGTGCATCCGGTCCCGACCCGTCCGACGTGCGGTTCGAGCACGTCCCGGAGACGGACCAGTCGTTCGAGAACGCCCTGGCGAAGGCGCGCGCCGGCGAGCGCCTCAGCGTCGACGACGGCGTCGAACTCCTCACGACGGGAACCGACAGCGAGGGAATCGACCCGGGTCGGAAGGAACTCGTCCTCGAAGCGGCGGACCGCCGCCGGGCCGACGTCGTCGGCGAGGACGTCACCTTCGTCGCCAACCTCAACAACAACGTCACGACCGCCTGCAACACCGGCTGTCTGTTCTGCAACTTCAAGGACACCGCCCACCGGTTCGAGACGGGCGGCGAGGAACACGGCGGTTTCACCAAACCGCCCGCCGAATCCCGCCGAATCGTCGAGGAGACGCTCGACTACGGCATCTCGGAGGTGTGTTCGGTGTCCGGACTCCACCCGGCGTTCGCCCTCGACGACGAGCACCACGAGATACTCGCGTCGTACGACCGCCCCGCACAGGAGGTCAACTACAAGCCACCGGAGCGGTACGAGGTCGACCCCGGTACCTACCTCGAACAGATAGACGCGATGAGCGTCGGCGGCGTCCACCTCCACTCGATGACGCCCGAGGAGGCCTATCACGCCAGGCGGGGGACCGACTGGTCGTACGAGTCGGTGTATCGCAAGTTGAGAGAAGCGGGGCTGGACTCCGCGCCCGGCACCGCGGCCGAGATTCTCGTCGACGAGGTGCGCGACGTCATCTGCCCCGGGAAAATCGACTCGGCGGGGTGGGTCGAGGCGATGGAGGGAGCGATGAACGCGGGGCTGGACGTCACCGCGACGATCATGTACGGCCACGTCGAGAACGAGCGACATCGCGTCATGCACCTCGACGTCGTTCGGGAGTTACAGGACCGCACGGGGGGTATCACCGAGTTCGTCCCGCTCTCGTTCGTCCACCAGAACACCCCGCTCTATCGACGGGGCGTCGTCGACGGCGGCGCCTCGGACGCCGAGGACGAACTCATGATCGCCGTTTCGAGACTCTTCCTCGACAACGTCGACAACGTCCAGTCGTCGTGGGTGAAGTACGGGAACGCGAAGGCGCTCAAACTCCTCAACTGCGGCGCGAACGACCTCATGGGGACCATCCTCTCCGAGGAGATCACGAAACGCGCCGGCGGCCAGTACGGCGAGTTCCGCTCCGTGGCCGACTACGTCGACATGGTCTCGGCCGTCGGCCGACCGCTGGTCGAGCGGTCGACCGACTACCGCCGTCGACACCGGATCGGCCCGGACGACCCGCCGTTCGGCCCCCATCTCGGTCCGCGGGCGGACGGGACGCCGATGCTGAGTCGCTCGCCCCCCAGCGTGACGGCTGACGACGACTAGTCGTCGTGGGCGGTGTGTCTCAGTCGTGGTTCGACAGCCACGAGACGGTCCACCGAGCGGCTGAGGCCGGAGTTCTCCGTCCGTACGACGGGATCTGAGACAGAAGAGATATGTCAATATGAACTGTGGTATAAGTGAAATGGACCTCGAAAGCCCCCCGTCGGGGCGCGTGCTCTCGGTCGTTCGACCCGACGATCCGAACGGGGTGGTCGACGCCCTCCGCGCGGGGTCGGCTTTCGAGACGTTCGCCATCTCGTCCGTGGCCGAACTGGTCGACGAACTCGACGACGACGGCCGAATCGACTGTGTCGTCTGCGAGTACGACGTGCCCGACGGAACCGGTGTCGACGTCCTGGAGCGGGTTCTCGAACGTCGACCCGCCGTTCCAGTCGTCCTGTTCGTCGAGGCGGCCGACGGACGCGTCCCGGTCGGTGCGGTCACGGACGGCTTCGCGTCCCGGGTCGTCGCCGACGGCTCGGACGCGGCGACCGAGGCGCTGTGCGACGCGGTCGGCACCGCCGTAGCCGACCGCCAGCGCTCTGTGACGCTCGGTCGCCTCCCGCCCCCTGGCTGGTCCGACGACCACTGGAAAGCGAGCGTCTTCGACCAGTTGTTCGAGAACTTTCCGCTACACGTCTTCGTGAAGGACAGGGAAGGCCGGATCACGCACGTCACCGACGGGCCCGTCGAGGAACGGTTGCACTCGTCCGGTGACGCGTTTCGTGGACGGAGAGACGTCGACGGCGTCGTCCCGTTCGGCGAGGCGCTCGACTCGTACATCGACGACCTGCGGGTCATAGACACGGGCGAAGCCGTCGTCGACGAGGAGGAGTTCTTCCCCTCGTCTGGTCGGTGGTTCCTCACCACGAAGATTCCGCTCCGCGACGGGGGCGGCGACGTCGTCGGACTGCTCGGCATCACCCGCGAGATAACAGAGCGCAAGGGGCGCGAACGACAGCTCACGGCGCTCACCCACCTGGTTCGGCACACGCTCCGAAACGAGGTGAACGTCGTCCACGGCTGGGCCGAACGCCTCCACAGTTCGGTCGACGGGGCGAACCGGTCGGCCGCCGCGCGGATCCTCCGCGCAGCGGAACGGCTGCAGTCGATGATCGACAGACAGCAGGAGATCGCCGACGTCGTCACCGACCCACCCGCTCCGACGACGGTCGACGCCGCGGCGGTCGCACAGCAGGTGCTGACCGCGGCGGCTGA
Proteins encoded:
- the cofH gene encoding 7,8-didemethyl-8-hydroxy-5-deazariboflavin synthase subunit CofH is translated as MSSGHGASGPDPSDVRFEHVPETDQSFENALAKARAGERLSVDDGVELLTTGTDSEGIDPGRKELVLEAADRRRADVVGEDVTFVANLNNNVTTACNTGCLFCNFKDTAHRFETGGEEHGGFTKPPAESRRIVEETLDYGISEVCSVSGLHPAFALDDEHHEILASYDRPAQEVNYKPPERYEVDPGTYLEQIDAMSVGGVHLHSMTPEEAYHARRGTDWSYESVYRKLREAGLDSAPGTAAEILVDEVRDVICPGKIDSAGWVEAMEGAMNAGLDVTATIMYGHVENERHRVMHLDVVRELQDRTGGITEFVPLSFVHQNTPLYRRGVVDGGASDAEDELMIAVSRLFLDNVDNVQSSWVKYGNAKALKLLNCGANDLMGTILSEEITKRAGGQYGEFRSVADYVDMVSAVGRPLVERSTDYRRRHRIGPDDPPFGPHLGPRADGTPMLSRSPPSVTADDD
- a CDS encoding sensor histidine kinase, whose translation is MDLESPPSGRVLSVVRPDDPNGVVDALRAGSAFETFAISSVAELVDELDDDGRIDCVVCEYDVPDGTGVDVLERVLERRPAVPVVLFVEAADGRVPVGAVTDGFASRVVADGSDAATEALCDAVGTAVADRQRSVTLGRLPPPGWSDDHWKASVFDQLFENFPLHVFVKDREGRITHVTDGPVEERLHSSGDAFRGRRDVDGVVPFGEALDSYIDDLRVIDTGEAVVDEEEFFPSSGRWFLTTKIPLRDGGGDVVGLLGITREITERKGRERQLTALTHLVRHTLRNEVNVVHGWAERLHSSVDGANRSAAARILRAAERLQSMIDRQQEIADVVTDPPAPTTVDAAAVAQQVLTAAAERHPSARLESALPERAPVSAVDSLERALGELVQNAVIHNSRDAPLVELNVEPDGETVHIRVADDGPPIPEMEVATLTGERVIDPLTHGTGLGLWIVNWVVRRSNGTLSFTRNGSRGNVVTVTLPRGGGGS